From one Halosimplex rubrum genomic stretch:
- a CDS encoding SMC family protein, with protein sequence MEIPQTDGEDWLIKGENQSGKTLTFNAIRYAILGDTISLQTGHGNSVESELTNGTKIHRKESGLSVKTESEGEFGPETGEEVISGAIGKRNLVGLSFIHSHFDQLPLEKLNRPKRIEVILKSTDKGLAEEIESEKKELERIESQIDEMESDRTALSSKISDRKSLITELERQKENWEEVLRLAERDDLRAISETLREHPDLEQKINDCISRRNSLQTDLQELRNEKSVAEDRDREIDELILDAMDEFICPVCDGRVGKGKSKNRLSSGCCPFCNRERDLEKVRQDLKDEQNVTEKDLDEISEEIQELEEELEGTTEKIESLKQEREELDEVNNKVIDVLHDYDHEIDEIIDIARERVANIESKLGEYGDMVISLEERKADKVAEIEELESLKRSSMEQLRELEEESAERNIENFRQKWQDYHSKLAPDLAREIKIRREGGQRGEIALIDDGGRNRLYDRRGDLSDAEIVLLNISFVCTILDKASKIGEIDWEVLVLDEPFARLDPQVKQKSLDFLVETPFQIILTSSDPEVWKEFQASETTELTRQQQSELSQFS encoded by the coding sequence GTGGAGATCCCCCAAACTGATGGGGAAGACTGGTTGATAAAAGGTGAAAATCAGAGTGGAAAAACGCTCACATTTAACGCAATCAGGTACGCAATTTTAGGCGATACAATAAGTCTGCAGACGGGGCACGGTAATTCTGTAGAATCAGAGTTAACTAATGGAACTAAGATTCATCGGAAGGAATCCGGCCTGTCAGTAAAAACAGAAAGTGAGGGAGAATTTGGGCCAGAGACCGGTGAAGAGGTTATATCGGGTGCGATTGGGAAGCGAAATCTAGTTGGCCTAAGCTTCATCCATTCTCATTTTGATCAACTACCTCTAGAAAAGCTAAATCGGCCGAAGAGGATTGAGGTCATTTTAAAATCAACGGACAAGGGGCTAGCTGAGGAAATTGAATCTGAGAAAAAAGAACTAGAGAGGATTGAATCGCAGATCGATGAAATGGAGAGCGACAGAACTGCATTGAGCAGCAAAATCTCAGACCGGAAATCTTTGATCACGGAGCTTGAGAGGCAAAAAGAAAATTGGGAAGAGGTATTGAGATTAGCCGAAAGAGACGATCTGAGGGCAATAAGCGAAACACTAAGAGAACATCCTGATTTAGAGCAGAAAATAAATGACTGCATCTCTAGGAGAAACAGTCTTCAAACCGACCTTCAGGAATTAAGGAACGAAAAATCAGTAGCGGAAGACAGAGATCGAGAAATAGATGAATTAATTCTAGATGCCATGGACGAATTCATTTGTCCAGTATGTGATGGAAGGGTGGGAAAAGGAAAATCGAAAAATAGACTGAGTAGTGGCTGTTGTCCATTCTGCAATCGTGAACGCGATCTAGAGAAAGTCCGCCAAGACCTCAAAGATGAACAGAATGTAACAGAGAAGGACTTAGACGAGATCAGTGAAGAGATCCAAGAATTGGAGGAAGAACTCGAAGGTACGACTGAAAAGATTGAATCGCTGAAGCAGGAACGAGAGGAGTTAGATGAAGTTAACAATAAAGTAATAGATGTTCTCCATGACTACGATCATGAGATAGATGAAATCATAGATATTGCGAGAGAGAGGGTGGCAAATATCGAATCAAAATTAGGTGAATATGGTGATATGGTGATCTCTTTAGAGGAAAGAAAAGCCGATAAAGTCGCTGAAATTGAGGAATTAGAATCATTGAAAAGGTCAAGTATGGAACAATTGCGCGAGTTGGAAGAGGAGTCTGCCGAGCGAAATATCGAAAACTTTCGGCAAAAGTGGCAGGATTATCACTCCAAGCTGGCTCCCGATCTTGCCCGTGAAATCAAAATTCGAAGAGAAGGGGGACAAAGAGGAGAAATCGCGCTTATCGATGATGGGGGTCGTAACAGACTATATGATCGGAGAGGTGACCTAAGTGATGCAGAAATTGTTCTCCTGAATATCTCGTTTGTCTGTACAATCCTCGATAAAGCTTCTAAGATTGGAGAAATCGATTGGGAGGTTTTGGTATTAGATGAACCCTTTGCACGCCTTGATCCTCAAGTAAAACAGAAATCTCTTGATTTCCTTGTAGAGACGCCTTTTCAGATAATTCTCACTTCCTCGGATCCGGAAGTCTGGAAAGAATTCCAGGCATCGGAGACTACGGAGCTAACTAGACAACAGCAATCAGAACTAAGCCAGTTCTCATAA
- a CDS encoding ArsR family transcriptional regulator, producing the protein MRLVQPTDFLILEALNEHGRNVAPNLEHHTDKSRKNINNRLPVLEDFGLVEKVGPAENSGLYEITERGVLALQHRDEYDEVDDFGRYLDEQ; encoded by the coding sequence GTGCGCCTCGTACAGCCTACTGACTTCCTGATCCTCGAAGCTCTGAACGAACACGGTCGGAACGTAGCACCGAACTTGGAACACCACACCGACAAGAGTCGGAAGAACATCAATAACCGACTCCCGGTGCTGGAAGACTTCGGCCTGGTCGAGAAGGTCGGTCCCGCAGAGAACTCGGGACTGTACGAGATCACGGAGCGCGGCGTACTGGCACTCCAACACCGCGATGAATACGACGAGGTGGACGATTTCGGTCGATATCTGGACGAACAATAG
- a CDS encoding tyrosine-type recombinase/integrase, with translation MYLETRRGEASDNTLQSHKYRIGKFVEWCEEENITNLNDLSGRDLHTFRVWRREEGDLKMVTLRGQLSTLRSFLRFCASVNAVPEGLRSKVMLPTVSTDEQVSDTSLDAARAENILAYLDRYQYASRQHVIILTLWHTGMRVGALRALDLDDCQLDTRSPGIELVHRPEQDTPLKNKERGERWVALSERIARVLQDYIEGPREDVTDDYGREPLVTTSHGRPTTSTLRDAIYCVTRPCAVGEGCPHDRDPDDCDATHIHRASTCPSSRSPHDVRSGAITAHLLEDVPHEIVSDRMDVSRKVLDKHYDRRTKREKMEQRRDYLPDN, from the coding sequence ATGTATCTGGAAACGCGGCGCGGCGAAGCGTCCGATAACACGCTCCAGAGCCACAAGTATCGAATCGGCAAGTTCGTGGAGTGGTGCGAGGAGGAGAACATCACGAACCTGAACGACCTGAGCGGCCGGGATCTTCACACGTTCCGGGTGTGGCGGCGCGAGGAAGGGGATCTGAAGATGGTTACCCTCCGCGGGCAATTATCCACGCTCCGGTCGTTCCTCCGGTTCTGTGCGTCGGTGAACGCGGTGCCGGAGGGCCTTCGCTCGAAGGTGATGCTCCCAACCGTCAGCACCGACGAACAGGTGAGCGACACGTCCCTTGACGCCGCGAGGGCCGAGAACATCCTGGCCTATCTCGACCGGTATCAGTACGCATCCCGGCAACACGTCATCATACTCACGCTGTGGCACACGGGGATGCGAGTCGGTGCGCTTCGAGCGCTCGACTTGGACGACTGCCAGCTCGATACGCGCTCCCCTGGCATCGAGTTGGTTCACCGGCCAGAACAGGACACTCCGCTCAAGAACAAGGAGCGGGGTGAGCGGTGGGTCGCTCTTTCGGAGCGTATCGCTCGGGTGCTACAGGATTACATCGAGGGACCCCGTGAGGATGTGACCGACGACTACGGGCGCGAACCCTTGGTGACGACAAGCCACGGCCGCCCGACCACTTCCACCCTTCGGGACGCGATTTACTGCGTCACTCGCCCATGTGCGGTCGGCGAGGGGTGCCCGCACGACCGCGACCCGGACGACTGCGACGCTACCCACATCCACCGGGCGAGTACGTGCCCGTCAAGCCGGTCACCCCATGACGTTCGGAGCGGGGCGATTACCGCCCACCTCTTGGAGGACGTTCCGCACGAGATCGTGAGCGACCGGATGGACGTGAGCCGGAAGGTGCTGGACAAGCACTACGACCGGCGCACGAAACGCGAGAAGATGGAACAGCGACGCGACTACCTCCCAGACAACTGA
- the gcvH gene encoding glycine cleavage system protein GcvH, with protein MSFDVPDDLRYLDSHEWARVDDTSVRIGISEFAQDELGDVVFVDLPNEGDALTAGEDFGVVESIKAVSDIYAPVSGTVVAANDDLADRPELVNEDPYGDGWLIEVQLSDESELDDLLSAEEYRDQIA; from the coding sequence ATGAGCTTCGACGTTCCCGACGACCTGCGCTATCTCGACTCCCACGAGTGGGCACGGGTCGACGACACCAGTGTGCGCATCGGTATCTCCGAGTTCGCTCAGGACGAACTCGGCGACGTGGTCTTCGTCGACCTCCCGAACGAGGGCGACGCGCTCACCGCCGGCGAGGACTTCGGCGTCGTCGAGTCGATCAAGGCCGTCTCCGACATCTACGCCCCCGTCTCGGGCACCGTCGTCGCCGCCAACGACGACCTGGCCGACCGCCCCGAACTCGTCAACGAGGACCCCTACGGCGACGGCTGGCTGATCGAAGTCCAACTGAGCGACGAGTCCGAACTCGACGACTTGCTTTCGGCCGAGGAGTACCGCGACCAGATCGCCTGA
- the gcvT gene encoding glycine cleavage system aminomethyltransferase GcvT produces the protein MTLRQPPLTAAHEASGATLTEFGGWEMPVEFDSIRAEHEAVRESVGRFDVSHMSQLTVSGPDARRLTNRLVTNDVADLDPGESNYAAVTDDRGAMLDDTVVYRPPEAWSVDADYLVVPNAGHDDEMADRWVDHRESWELDATVENRTESFAMVALQGPDARELLAAETDADLGELGRFETTVGDVAGVETLVSRTGYTGEPGYELIYPWDEAETVWSALDCPPCGLGARDTLRLEMGFLLSGQDFDPEENPRNPYEAGIGFAVDLDSEFVGRDALEGVDVEGVDEKLRGIELVDRGVPRAGYPVASTDGERLGEITSGTMSPTLGRGIGLAYLPVGVGLDESVRVEVRGEPKKARTTATPFLDR, from the coding sequence ATGACGCTCAGACAGCCGCCGCTCACGGCGGCTCACGAGGCGAGCGGCGCGACGCTGACCGAGTTCGGCGGGTGGGAGATGCCCGTCGAGTTCGACTCCATCCGGGCGGAACACGAGGCGGTCCGCGAGTCGGTGGGTCGCTTCGACGTGTCGCACATGAGCCAACTGACCGTCTCCGGCCCCGACGCCCGCCGACTGACGAACCGGCTGGTGACCAACGACGTGGCCGACCTCGACCCGGGCGAGTCGAACTACGCCGCGGTCACCGACGACCGCGGTGCGATGCTCGACGACACCGTCGTCTACCGCCCGCCCGAGGCGTGGTCGGTCGACGCCGACTATCTGGTGGTTCCGAACGCCGGTCACGACGACGAGATGGCCGACCGCTGGGTCGACCACCGCGAGTCGTGGGAGCTCGACGCCACCGTGGAGAACCGAACGGAGTCGTTCGCGATGGTCGCCCTCCAGGGTCCCGACGCCCGGGAGCTCCTCGCGGCCGAGACGGACGCCGATCTGGGCGAGCTGGGTCGGTTCGAGACGACGGTCGGAGACGTGGCGGGCGTCGAGACGCTCGTCTCCCGGACCGGCTACACCGGCGAACCCGGCTACGAGCTGATCTACCCCTGGGACGAGGCCGAGACGGTCTGGTCGGCGCTGGACTGCCCGCCCTGCGGGCTCGGCGCACGGGACACGCTCCGGCTGGAGATGGGATTTCTCCTCTCGGGGCAGGACTTCGACCCCGAGGAGAACCCGCGCAACCCCTACGAGGCGGGCATCGGCTTCGCCGTCGACCTGGACAGCGAGTTCGTCGGTCGCGACGCGCTGGAAGGGGTCGACGTGGAGGGCGTCGACGAGAAGCTGCGGGGGATCGAACTGGTCGACCGCGGGGTCCCGCGGGCGGGCTATCCCGTGGCGTCGACCGACGGCGAGCGCCTCGGCGAGATCACCAGCGGGACGATGAGTCCGACGCTGGGCCGTGGGATCGGCCTGGCGTACCTGCCCGTCGGCGTGGGCCTCGACGAATCGGTCCGCGTCGAAGTGCGGGGCGAACCGAAGAAAGCACGTACCACCGCGACCCCATTCCTCGATAGATGA
- a CDS encoding MMPL family transporter → MSRFDRPFRFVTEHNLVVLLLMLLVTAGVVAGIGQLETQSRMNGSDAVGDTEVAQKLDYIRANYGANDSESNATSVSPAPVYVRSDGGNALSKAALLDSLSFQRQVVDNESVAAALGDREPFGVANLVAKRLAGSPAASLADQVAALESASATEVERAVESTATENSSAAALLPSDYEPGTATAESRRVLFEFESADDGDAAAERRTAATAALYEAARDRSGPEYFTLGEHAAATANANYSQQMIELILPVALLAILSVLAFAYRDLVDVIVGFTGVVLSVLWMFGILGWMGIPAGFTLIIGPVLVVGLSVDYGLHVFTRYREEREARSASREQTGSARRDTTREQRGDGEEIREPMARGLSSVAVALGLVTLTAAVGFMSNITNEFGVIRQLSIGITLGVVSTFVVSLTLVPALKVTVDRLLERVGLDRRKQPLGETRLIEPLLGSGVRLAKRAAPVVIVLALVAGSAGAVAWTDLDRQSVQQNQDDIADWKQDLPGPLAWETSEFDALSAYVDDNYRAADEDARSRSQVLLEGDVTSPAALAAVRTVHDRAAEEGAVFQRAGSVPAVSPLSVMGSVAAGDDEFAATLAEADTDGDGVPDRNVENVYDAFYAAAPEQASRVVERTDDEYQSLRVVVPIAESATIAEQADAMQAVAGGVSADGVDATAVGTGTLNEAELSQTTDSILTTLVVALAAVAVLLTLIYRLATGSATLGAVTGVPIVLVTALVVGAMYLLAIPLTLLTSLLLSLVVGLGIDYNIHVSDRFAQELERGRTVTGALRTAVTGTGGALLGSTLTSVGAFSALLLHPHPQITSFGALVVVALSLSFVVAVFVLPSLLLVWADYGSVDAVRSESPAREGPMAQD, encoded by the coding sequence GTGAGCCGCTTCGACCGCCCGTTCCGGTTCGTCACGGAGCACAACCTCGTCGTGCTCCTGCTCATGCTGCTGGTGACCGCCGGCGTCGTCGCCGGGATCGGCCAGCTAGAGACCCAGAGCCGGATGAACGGCTCCGACGCGGTCGGCGACACGGAGGTCGCACAGAAACTCGACTACATCCGGGCGAACTACGGAGCGAACGACAGCGAGTCGAACGCCACGTCGGTCAGCCCCGCACCGGTCTACGTCCGCAGCGACGGCGGGAACGCCCTCTCGAAGGCCGCCCTGCTGGACTCGCTTTCGTTCCAGCGCCAGGTGGTCGACAACGAGTCGGTCGCCGCCGCACTCGGCGACCGGGAGCCGTTCGGCGTCGCGAACCTCGTCGCGAAGCGGCTCGCGGGGAGTCCCGCCGCCTCCCTCGCCGACCAGGTCGCCGCGCTCGAATCGGCGAGCGCGACCGAGGTCGAACGCGCCGTCGAGTCGACGGCCACCGAGAACTCCTCGGCCGCCGCGTTGCTCCCCAGCGACTACGAGCCGGGGACGGCGACCGCCGAGAGCCGTCGAGTGCTGTTCGAATTCGAGAGCGCCGACGACGGCGACGCCGCGGCCGAACGGCGTACCGCCGCGACCGCCGCGCTGTACGAAGCGGCCCGGGACCGCTCGGGCCCCGAGTACTTCACGCTCGGCGAGCACGCGGCCGCGACGGCCAACGCCAACTACAGTCAGCAGATGATCGAGCTGATCCTCCCGGTCGCGCTGCTGGCCATCCTGTCGGTGCTCGCGTTCGCCTACCGCGACCTGGTGGACGTGATCGTCGGGTTCACCGGCGTCGTCCTCTCGGTGCTGTGGATGTTCGGCATCCTCGGCTGGATGGGGATCCCCGCCGGGTTCACGCTCATCATCGGTCCCGTCCTCGTCGTCGGCCTCAGCGTCGACTACGGGTTGCACGTGTTCACGCGCTACCGCGAGGAGCGCGAGGCGCGGAGCGCCTCGCGGGAGCAAACGGGGAGCGCGCGGCGCGACACGACCCGTGAGCAACGCGGTGACGGCGAGGAGATCCGCGAGCCGATGGCCCGCGGGCTCTCGTCGGTCGCCGTCGCGCTCGGGCTGGTGACGCTGACGGCCGCGGTCGGGTTCATGTCGAACATCACGAACGAGTTCGGCGTCATCAGGCAGCTGTCGATCGGCATCACGCTGGGCGTCGTCTCGACGTTCGTCGTCTCGCTGACGCTCGTCCCGGCGCTGAAGGTGACCGTCGACCGCCTGCTCGAACGCGTGGGCCTCGACCGTCGCAAGCAGCCCCTCGGCGAGACCCGTCTGATCGAACCGCTGCTCGGGAGCGGCGTCCGCCTCGCCAAGCGGGCCGCGCCCGTCGTGATCGTCCTCGCCCTCGTCGCCGGGTCGGCCGGCGCCGTCGCGTGGACGGATCTCGACCGCCAGTCGGTCCAGCAGAACCAGGACGACATCGCCGACTGGAAGCAGGATCTGCCCGGGCCGCTCGCCTGGGAGACGAGCGAGTTCGACGCCCTGTCCGCCTACGTCGACGACAACTACCGCGCCGCCGACGAGGACGCCCGCAGCCGGTCGCAGGTGTTGCTGGAGGGCGACGTGACCTCGCCGGCCGCGCTCGCCGCCGTCCGGACCGTCCACGACCGCGCGGCCGAGGAAGGAGCGGTGTTCCAGCGGGCGGGCTCGGTCCCGGCCGTCTCGCCGCTGTCGGTGATGGGATCGGTCGCCGCCGGAGACGACGAGTTCGCGGCGACGCTCGCCGAGGCCGACACCGACGGCGACGGCGTCCCCGACCGGAACGTCGAGAACGTCTACGACGCGTTCTACGCCGCCGCGCCCGAGCAGGCGAGTCGGGTGGTCGAGCGCACGGACGACGAGTACCAGTCGCTTCGGGTCGTCGTCCCGATCGCCGAGAGCGCGACCATCGCCGAGCAGGCCGACGCCATGCAAGCGGTCGCCGGGGGCGTGAGCGCCGACGGTGTCGACGCCACCGCGGTCGGCACCGGGACGCTCAACGAGGCCGAGCTGTCCCAGACCACCGACAGCATCCTCACGACGCTGGTGGTCGCGCTCGCCGCCGTCGCCGTCCTGCTGACGCTCATCTACCGGCTCGCCACCGGGAGCGCGACCCTCGGCGCGGTGACGGGCGTCCCCATCGTCCTCGTGACCGCGCTGGTCGTCGGCGCGATGTACCTGCTCGCGATCCCGCTGACGCTGCTGACCTCGCTGTTGCTCAGCCTCGTCGTCGGGCTCGGTATCGACTACAACATCCACGTCAGCGACCGGTTCGCCCAGGAACTGGAACGGGGCCGGACCGTCACCGGCGCGCTGCGGACGGCGGTGACCGGCACCGGCGGCGCGTTGCTGGGCAGCACCCTCACCTCCGTCGGGGCGTTCAGCGCCCTGCTGCTCCACCCCCACCCGCAGATCACGAGCTTCGGGGCGCTCGTCGTCGTCGCCCTCTCGCTGTCGTTCGTCGTCGCCGTGTTCGTCCTCCCCAGCCTGTTGCTGGTGTGGGCCGACTACGGCAGCGTCGACGCGGTCCGCAGCGAATCCCCGGCCCGCGAGGGGCCGATGGCACAGGACTGA
- a CDS encoding aryl-sulfate sulfotransferase, with the protein MRRTVLSTLFVALLLAVPVAGATGGVATAGDRSGAGAAPAVDLGATGLQQASNPCVGTMERTPERSTLFSIQGARGGEKTSAMVVGARPNGSIVGVHNDTAAGRWWSYDIDVLDNGNILQATTDSRDTLIEEIDPETGEHVSERRFENAYDTHDVDLINGDELLMNDMSRDGEDRVLIYNLTQERVTWEYYFANYSEHYPESGGGEFGGDWTHNNDVEQIRDGVVMVSVRNFDKVVAIDRETKEVEWTLGEDDDTSILHEQHNPDYLGSEGGNATVLVADSLNDRVVEYEREGDSWNRTWAVRGGRLSEPRDADRLPNGNTLIADRRAHRIVEVTPDGEVVWEVYSPYQPYDVERVGTGDESTGPTMADIGEGGVVESTGGADFDTADIEACYDYLTGFESSRLIPEEDVGAVGASPTATEGDETESDRAGTVSDGADGGDGDDTESNSNGDSVLGTPTSGSGPSPLGTVLAVGAVVAAVVGAVARSRQN; encoded by the coding sequence ATGCGCAGAACCGTCCTCTCTACTCTGTTCGTCGCGCTGCTGCTGGCGGTCCCGGTCGCAGGCGCCACCGGCGGCGTCGCGACGGCCGGCGACCGCTCCGGCGCGGGCGCCGCGCCCGCCGTCGACCTCGGGGCGACCGGCCTCCAACAGGCGTCGAATCCCTGCGTCGGAACGATGGAACGAACGCCCGAGCGGTCGACCCTGTTCTCGATCCAGGGCGCCCGCGGCGGCGAGAAGACCTCCGCGATGGTCGTCGGCGCTCGGCCGAACGGGTCGATCGTCGGCGTCCACAACGACACGGCGGCCGGCCGCTGGTGGAGCTACGACATCGACGTGCTCGACAACGGCAATATCCTCCAGGCGACGACCGACAGCCGGGACACGCTGATCGAGGAGATCGACCCCGAGACGGGCGAGCACGTCTCGGAACGCCGCTTCGAGAACGCCTACGACACCCACGACGTGGACCTGATCAACGGCGACGAACTCCTCATGAACGACATGAGCCGGGACGGCGAGGACCGCGTGCTGATCTACAACCTCACCCAGGAGCGGGTCACCTGGGAGTACTACTTCGCCAACTACAGCGAGCACTACCCCGAGTCGGGCGGCGGCGAGTTCGGCGGCGACTGGACCCACAACAACGACGTCGAGCAGATCCGCGACGGCGTCGTCATGGTCTCGGTCCGCAACTTCGACAAGGTGGTCGCCATCGATCGCGAGACGAAGGAGGTCGAGTGGACGCTCGGCGAGGACGACGACACCTCGATCCTCCACGAGCAGCACAACCCCGACTACCTCGGTAGCGAGGGCGGCAACGCGACCGTGCTGGTCGCCGACAGCCTCAACGACCGCGTCGTCGAGTACGAGCGCGAGGGCGACTCGTGGAACCGGACGTGGGCGGTTCGGGGCGGCAGGCTGAGCGAGCCTCGCGACGCCGACCGGCTGCCGAACGGCAACACGCTGATCGCCGACCGGCGGGCCCACCGCATCGTCGAGGTGACGCCCGACGGCGAGGTGGTCTGGGAGGTGTACTCGCCGTACCAGCCCTACGACGTCGAGCGCGTGGGCACCGGCGACGAGTCGACCGGTCCGACGATGGCCGATATCGGCGAGGGCGGCGTCGTCGAATCGACCGGCGGCGCCGACTTCGACACCGCCGACATCGAGGCCTGCTACGACTACCTCACCGGATTCGAGAGCTCGCGGCTGATCCCCGAGGAGGACGTGGGTGCCGTCGGGGCGTCGCCGACCGCGACCGAGGGCGACGAAACCGAGAGTGACCGAGCGGGGACCGTGAGCGACGGAGCCGACGGCGGCGACGGCGACGACACCGAGTCGAACTCGAACGGCGACAGCGTGCTCGGGACGCCCACCTCGGGCTCCGGACCGTCGCCGCTCGGCACCGTGCTCGCGGTCGGTGCGGTCGTCGCGGCGGTCGTCGGCGCGGTCGCGCGCTCGCGGCAGAACTGA
- a CDS encoding ATP-binding cassette domain-containing protein, producing the protein MVAAPVDAPVDEPDDPVLAVERLSVAYGGDEVLDRLDLAVERGDRLAVVGDGASGKTTLARALVDGFPASARVSGSVGYRPEGGDPVSVFDLDDAERERFRREAVAVVGGDAGGFDPTSTLRGQFRPALRATGTDEARAERLLSAVGLDADRVLDARARELNAAATQLADLARAALADPAVLVVDDCPAAVAHLARGDRLGSFESAVGTGGGATGAGGPTLVALGTELPALATLADRLAVLHDGHVVEAGSTDRVLDDPTHPHTRRLVEFYRGSP; encoded by the coding sequence ATGGTCGCCGCGCCGGTCGACGCCCCCGTCGACGAACCCGACGACCCGGTCCTCGCCGTCGAACGCCTCTCGGTCGCGTACGGCGGCGACGAGGTCCTCGACCGACTGGACCTGGCCGTCGAGCGCGGCGATCGACTGGCGGTCGTCGGCGACGGCGCGAGCGGAAAGACGACGCTCGCGCGGGCGCTGGTCGACGGGTTCCCGGCGTCGGCTCGCGTCTCCGGGTCGGTCGGCTACCGCCCGGAGGGCGGCGACCCGGTCTCGGTCTTCGACCTCGACGACGCCGAACGCGAGCGGTTCCGCCGCGAGGCGGTCGCCGTCGTCGGCGGCGACGCGGGTGGGTTCGACCCCACCTCGACGCTCCGCGGGCAGTTCCGGCCGGCGCTCCGAGCGACCGGAACCGACGAGGCGCGAGCCGAGCGGCTGCTCTCGGCGGTGGGCCTCGACGCCGACCGCGTGCTCGACGCGCGCGCCCGAGAACTGAACGCCGCCGCGACCCAGCTCGCGGACCTCGCACGGGCGGCGTTGGCCGACCCCGCGGTGCTGGTCGTCGACGACTGCCCGGCCGCGGTCGCCCACCTCGCCCGTGGCGACCGCCTGGGTAGCTTCGAATCGGCGGTCGGAACCGGCGGCGGGGCCACCGGCGCCGGCGGTCCCACACTCGTCGCGCTCGGGACCGAACTCCCGGCGCTGGCGACGCTCGCCGACCGGCTTGCGGTCCTGCACGACGGCCACGTCGTCGAAGCCGGGTCGACCGACCGGGTACTCGACGACCCGACCCATCCCCACACGCGACGGCTGGTCGAGTTCTACCGCGGGTCGCCGTAG
- a CDS encoding NYN domain-containing protein, which yields MSWLRGLFGDGESAGADDPSDATAAGATGNDRDARGHDQPRVGLFVDGPNVLREEFDVDLDDVRDAAERYGHLAFGRLYLNENAPAGLIQAAEARGFEVVSTSGDVDVKLGVDATAATVEESIDVLVVASRDTDFKPVLEAAAERGLATIAVAPGEHGRSDALRNTAHESITLE from the coding sequence ATGAGCTGGCTGCGGGGGCTGTTCGGCGACGGCGAGTCGGCGGGCGCGGACGACCCGAGCGATGCGACCGCCGCGGGCGCGACCGGGAACGACCGCGACGCTCGCGGGCACGACCAGCCGCGGGTGGGGCTGTTCGTCGACGGGCCGAACGTCCTGCGCGAGGAGTTCGACGTGGACCTGGACGACGTGCGGGACGCGGCCGAGCGCTACGGCCACCTCGCGTTCGGGCGCCTCTACCTGAACGAGAACGCGCCGGCGGGGCTGATCCAGGCCGCCGAAGCGCGGGGGTTCGAGGTCGTCTCGACGAGCGGCGACGTGGACGTGAAACTCGGCGTCGACGCGACGGCGGCGACCGTCGAGGAATCGATCGACGTGCTCGTCGTCGCCTCCCGGGATACGGACTTCAAGCCGGTGCTGGAGGCGGCCGCCGAGCGCGGGCTGGCGACCATCGCCGTCGCGCCCGGCGAACACGGCCGCTCGGACGCGCTCCGCAACACCGCCCACGAGTCGATCACGCTGGAGTAG
- a CDS encoding CAP domain-containing protein — MLRIDGRVLAASVLGVFLVGAIVGFAVGGGSGQPGGPTTPTDAGPGDGAAPTPTPSPVPTPTGTALPTTAATASPTAFPTATPPSTPTATPSPVPTPTTTLAPTVTSEPTPTATRTPTLIRRFDTAEIERQLRRLINDWREDRGLEPFGYPDGTVVRKLDRMATAHSVDMADLGETVHRIDNRSSAGRYRAAELFETCQFKKSDAQYIVTPTRNRLEVLGKTYAGKSYRGPNGTRYNENESMVARAVFENWRTDSVFRDRLAYANATRIGIGIETTERNEVYVAGNLCGVYGSA, encoded by the coding sequence ATGCTCCGGATCGACGGACGCGTGCTCGCCGCGTCCGTGCTCGGCGTCTTCCTCGTCGGCGCCATCGTCGGATTCGCGGTCGGCGGCGGAAGCGGGCAGCCCGGCGGCCCGACGACGCCGACCGACGCCGGGCCGGGCGACGGCGCCGCGCCGACGCCGACGCCCTCGCCGGTTCCGACGCCGACGGGGACGGCCCTCCCGACGACTGCGGCGACCGCTTCGCCGACCGCCTTCCCGACGGCGACGCCCCCGTCCACTCCGACGGCGACGCCCTCGCCGGTTCCGACGCCGACGACGACTCTCGCGCCGACGGTGACGTCCGAACCGACGCCGACGGCCACGCGGACGCCGACCCTGATCCGCCGGTTCGACACCGCGGAGATCGAGCGACAGCTGCGACGGCTGATCAACGACTGGCGGGAGGACCGGGGACTCGAACCGTTCGGCTACCCCGACGGGACGGTCGTCCGGAAACTCGACCGGATGGCGACCGCTCACAGCGTCGACATGGCCGACCTGGGCGAGACGGTCCACCGGATCGACAACCGCTCCAGCGCAGGCCGCTACCGCGCCGCCGAGCTCTTCGAGACCTGCCAGTTCAAGAAGAGCGACGCACAGTACATCGTGACGCCGACGCGCAACCGCCTGGAGGTGCTGGGCAAGACCTACGCCGGGAAATCCTACCGGGGGCCGAACGGCACTCGCTACAACGAGAACGAGTCGATGGTCGCGCGAGCGGTCTTCGAGAACTGGCGGACCGACTCGGTGTTCCGCGACCGGCTCGCGTACGCCAACGCCACCCGGATCGGCATCGGCATCGAGACCACGGAGCGAAACGAGGTGTACGTGGCCGGGAACCTCTGTGGCGTCTACGGGAGCGCGTAA